A single region of the Nicotiana sylvestris chromosome 6, ASM39365v2, whole genome shotgun sequence genome encodes:
- the LOC104220568 gene encoding uncharacterized protein isoform X1, translating to MSIPPELPSERNEEALAEEFQSNTHHPPAPADELFDITTTVDPSYIISLIRKLLPANVKCGEISLGYDAHDASTEGPKTEAFRITSSPTENGDKRSPIHVSETMKTAENFVEQSVDGKLYFQNKHEDVAVREEDWEESGCILWDLAASKTHAELMVENFALEVLLATLMVSKSARITEISLGIIGNLACHDVSRKKITSTNGLIGTVLEQLFLDDAPCLCEACRLITLVLQSEECAFLVEALQSEHILCRVLWIVENTLNLQLLEKSITLLLAVAESKQDVATILLPPLIKLGLPRILVDLLSVEISKLIEERLPERYSFQDLILQTVEALSVMDDYSQEICSNKGLFQLLTQLIKLPDKADFANSCIAASVLTANILTDAADLALEISQDLLFLQGLLDIFPFASDDIEARSAVWSILARLLVQIQKTEMSPSNLHQYVSILTSKSEVVEDELLNYDVDDTSEDHERSAKLTARSFALNGIVELLSRWRTLEDQVKGTLSMEGCYVNEGDVDKMLHYCFKYTNSSAGELMN from the exons CTGTTTGATATAACAACCACAGTTGATCCTAGTTATATAATATCTTTAATCCGGAAACTCCTCCCAGCAAATGTTAAGTGTGGAGAGATATCTCTTGGATATGATGCTCATGATGCCTCTACTGAAGGACCAAAGACTGAAGCCTTCAGGATAACATCATCTCCAACTGAAAATGGAGATAAGAGATCGCCTATTCATGTGTCTGAAACTATGAAAACCGCTGAAAACTTTGTTGAACAATCAGTTGATGGCAAGTTGTATTTCCAAAATAAGCACGAGGATGTAGCTGTCCGAGAAGAGGATTGGGAAGAATCTGGCTGCATTTTATGGGATCTAGCAGCTAGTAAAACTCACGCTGAATTGATG GTTGAAAACTTTGCTCTTGAAGTGCTTTTGGCTACTCTCATGGTCTCAAAATCTGCACGGATTACT GAAATTAGCCTTGGTATTATTGGGAACCTAGCTTGCCATGATGTTTCAAGAAAAAAGATCACTTCTACAAATGGTCTGATTGGAACAGTATTGGAACAATTGTTTCTAGATGATGCACCATGTCTCTGTGAAGCATGCCG GCTGATAACTTTAGTTCTTCAAAGCGAAGAATGTGCTTTTTTGGTGGAAGCACTGCAATCTGAACATATTTTATGTCGTGTTTTATGGATCGTAGAGAACACTTTGAACCTCCAGCTTCTAGAGAAG AGCATTACTCTTCTCTTAGCAGTAGCAGAAAGTAAGCAAGATGTGGCTACGATACTGCTACCACCACTGATAAAGTTAGGCCTCCCACGAATTCTGGTTGATCTCCTATCTGTCGAGATAAGCAAGTTAATAGAAGAAAGATTACCTGAAAG GTACTCCTTTCAAGATTTGATTCTTCAGACAGTTGAAGCTCTTTCGGTCATGGATGATTATTCACAAGAAATTTGTTCAAACAAGGGACTCTTCCAGCTGCTTACTCAATTGATCAAGCTTCCAGATAAAGCTGAT TTTGCCAACTCTTGCATTGCTGCTTCAGTTTTGACAGCAAATATTCTCACTGATGCAGCTGATCTAGCTTTAGAGATATCGCAAG ACCTGCTGTTCTTACAGGGTCTACTTGATATATTTCCTTTTGCTTCTGATGATATAGAAGCACGAAGTGCAGTTTGGAGCATTCTTGCAAGGTTACTGGTTCAAATTCAAAAAACTGAGATGAGTCCTTCAAATCTGCATCAGTATGTCTCAATTCTCACAAGCAAATCCGAGGTGGTTGAGGATGAGCTTCTTAATTACGATGTTGATGATACCAGTGAAGACCATGAAAGATCCGCCAAATTAACGGCAAGAAGCTTTGCT CTTAATGGAATTGTTGAACTTTTAAGTCGATGGAGAACCCTTGAGGATCAAGTGAAGGGAACTCTCTCTATGGAGGGATGCTATGTGAATGAAGGAGATGTTGATAAAATGTTGCATTACTGTTTCAAATATACCAA TTCTAGTGCAGGAGAGCTCATGAACTAA
- the LOC104220568 gene encoding uncharacterized protein isoform X2 — protein MSIPPELPSERNEEALAEEFQSNTHHPPAPADELFDITTTVDPSYIISLIRKLLPANVKCGEISLGYDAHDASTEGPKTEAFRITSSPTENGDKRSPIHVSETMKTAENFVEQSVDGKLYFQNKHEDVAVREEDWEESGCILWDLAASKTHAELMVENFALEVLLATLMVSKSARITEISLGIIGNLACHDVSRKKITSTNGLIGTVLEQLFLDDAPCLCEACRLITLVLQSEECAFLVEALQSEHILCRVLWIVENTLNLQLLEKSITLLLAVAESKQDVATILLPPLIKLGLPRILVDLLSVEISKLIEERLPERYSFQDLILQTVEALSVMDDYSQEICSNKGLFQLLTQLIKLPDKADFANSCIAASVLTANILTDAADLALEISQDLLFLQGLLDIFPFASDDIEARSAVWSILARLLVQIQKTEMSPSNLHQYVSILTSKSEVVEDELLNYDVDDTSEDHERSAKLTARSFA, from the exons CTGTTTGATATAACAACCACAGTTGATCCTAGTTATATAATATCTTTAATCCGGAAACTCCTCCCAGCAAATGTTAAGTGTGGAGAGATATCTCTTGGATATGATGCTCATGATGCCTCTACTGAAGGACCAAAGACTGAAGCCTTCAGGATAACATCATCTCCAACTGAAAATGGAGATAAGAGATCGCCTATTCATGTGTCTGAAACTATGAAAACCGCTGAAAACTTTGTTGAACAATCAGTTGATGGCAAGTTGTATTTCCAAAATAAGCACGAGGATGTAGCTGTCCGAGAAGAGGATTGGGAAGAATCTGGCTGCATTTTATGGGATCTAGCAGCTAGTAAAACTCACGCTGAATTGATG GTTGAAAACTTTGCTCTTGAAGTGCTTTTGGCTACTCTCATGGTCTCAAAATCTGCACGGATTACT GAAATTAGCCTTGGTATTATTGGGAACCTAGCTTGCCATGATGTTTCAAGAAAAAAGATCACTTCTACAAATGGTCTGATTGGAACAGTATTGGAACAATTGTTTCTAGATGATGCACCATGTCTCTGTGAAGCATGCCG GCTGATAACTTTAGTTCTTCAAAGCGAAGAATGTGCTTTTTTGGTGGAAGCACTGCAATCTGAACATATTTTATGTCGTGTTTTATGGATCGTAGAGAACACTTTGAACCTCCAGCTTCTAGAGAAG AGCATTACTCTTCTCTTAGCAGTAGCAGAAAGTAAGCAAGATGTGGCTACGATACTGCTACCACCACTGATAAAGTTAGGCCTCCCACGAATTCTGGTTGATCTCCTATCTGTCGAGATAAGCAAGTTAATAGAAGAAAGATTACCTGAAAG GTACTCCTTTCAAGATTTGATTCTTCAGACAGTTGAAGCTCTTTCGGTCATGGATGATTATTCACAAGAAATTTGTTCAAACAAGGGACTCTTCCAGCTGCTTACTCAATTGATCAAGCTTCCAGATAAAGCTGAT TTTGCCAACTCTTGCATTGCTGCTTCAGTTTTGACAGCAAATATTCTCACTGATGCAGCTGATCTAGCTTTAGAGATATCGCAAG ACCTGCTGTTCTTACAGGGTCTACTTGATATATTTCCTTTTGCTTCTGATGATATAGAAGCACGAAGTGCAGTTTGGAGCATTCTTGCAAGGTTACTGGTTCAAATTCAAAAAACTGAGATGAGTCCTTCAAATCTGCATCAGTATGTCTCAATTCTCACAAGCAAATCCGAGGTGGTTGAGGATGAGCTTCTTAATTACGATGTTGATGATACCAGTGAAGACCATGAAAGATCCGCCAAATTAACGGCAAGAAGCTTTGCT TAG